One window from the genome of Halostella litorea encodes:
- the coaBC gene encoding bifunctional phosphopantothenoylcysteine decarboxylase/phosphopantothenate--cysteine ligase CoaBC, giving the protein MLSGVNVALGVTGSIAAVKTVELAHELRRRGAAVRAVMTDSARGIVHPWAVEFATGNDVVTEVTGDVEHVALCGREGWADVLLVAPATANTVGKMAAAIDDTPVTTCATTALGADVPVVVAPAMHEPMYDHPGVLDAIDRVESWGVDFVDPRIEEGKAKIATEDAIALAAARAAGDDALAGERVVVTAGATAEAIDPVRVLTNRSSGRTGRAVARACYARGADVTLVHAAVGPHGPAAAGVEGDLSYADVREVERTADLLDATLAAAEDADALVSAAAVADYTVEPRDEKIRSGGTLSLDFEPTPKVIDEVRDVNPDLPIVGFKAETGGDDDAMVDAARKTLDRADLSFVVANDASVMGADDTRALVVRADDASAFEGSKASLGARVADELVTELT; this is encoded by the coding sequence ATGCTCTCGGGAGTCAACGTCGCGCTGGGGGTCACCGGCTCCATCGCGGCGGTCAAGACCGTCGAACTCGCCCACGAGCTCCGCCGCCGCGGGGCCGCGGTCCGCGCCGTGATGACCGACAGCGCGCGCGGGATCGTCCACCCGTGGGCCGTCGAGTTCGCCACCGGGAACGACGTCGTCACAGAGGTCACCGGCGACGTGGAACACGTCGCGCTCTGTGGCCGCGAGGGGTGGGCCGACGTGTTGCTCGTCGCGCCGGCGACGGCCAACACCGTCGGCAAGATGGCCGCCGCGATAGACGACACGCCGGTCACCACCTGCGCGACGACGGCGCTTGGCGCGGACGTGCCGGTCGTCGTCGCGCCGGCGATGCACGAGCCGATGTACGACCATCCCGGCGTGCTGGACGCCATCGACCGCGTCGAGTCGTGGGGCGTCGACTTCGTGGACCCGCGCATCGAGGAGGGGAAGGCGAAGATAGCGACCGAGGACGCCATCGCGCTCGCCGCCGCGCGGGCCGCCGGCGACGACGCGCTGGCCGGCGAGCGCGTGGTCGTGACGGCCGGCGCGACCGCGGAGGCGATCGACCCGGTGCGCGTGCTGACGAACCGCTCGTCGGGTCGGACCGGGCGCGCGGTCGCCCGCGCCTGCTACGCCCGCGGCGCGGACGTGACGCTCGTCCACGCGGCGGTCGGTCCGCACGGCCCCGCGGCGGCGGGCGTCGAGGGCGACCTGTCGTACGCCGACGTCCGCGAGGTCGAGCGCACCGCGGACCTGCTCGACGCGACGCTCGCCGCCGCCGAGGACGCCGACGCCCTCGTCTCCGCGGCGGCCGTCGCCGACTACACCGTCGAGCCCCGCGACGAGAAGATCCGCTCGGGCGGGACGCTCTCGCTCGACTTCGAGCCGACGCCGAAGGTCATCGACGAGGTCCGGGACGTGAACCCCGACCTCCCCATCGTCGGGTTCAAAGCCGAGACGGGCGGCGACGACGACGCGATGGTCGACGCCGCGCGAAAGACGCTCGACCGCGCCGACCTGTCGTTCGTCGTCGCCAACGACGCGAGCGTGATGGGCGCGGACGACACGCGGGCGCTCGTCGTCCGCGCGGACGACGCGTCGGCGTTCGAGGGCAGTAAGGCCAGCTTAGGCGCGCGCGTCGCCGACGAACTGGTGACGGAACTGACCTAA
- a CDS encoding NAD(P)/FAD-dependent oxidoreductase, with protein MDRDVLIVGGGVAGLSAGLFTARAGLDTLVVSEGESILERNAHLENYPGFPAGVDARLLLRMTRDQAERAGVAFADGRVTDLSPADDGEGFAVATAGGDRYPAERVVAASWSDASYLRDIDVGVVDRGSKAYADVEEGGRTDVDGVYAAGRLADEPHQAVVCAGHGAKVGLAVVHDSEANFYHDWVAPEGYFTGRDRDVPPACEEIDDAERRERERESRELLREYLAEPLDDEPTMHPSVADDE; from the coding sequence ATGGACCGAGACGTGCTGATCGTCGGCGGCGGCGTCGCCGGGCTGTCGGCGGGCCTGTTCACCGCCCGCGCCGGCCTCGACACGCTTGTCGTCTCCGAGGGCGAGTCGATCCTCGAACGCAACGCGCACCTGGAGAACTATCCCGGCTTCCCGGCGGGGGTCGACGCCCGCCTCCTGCTGCGGATGACCCGCGACCAGGCCGAGCGCGCGGGCGTCGCGTTCGCCGACGGCCGCGTGACCGACCTCTCCCCCGCGGACGACGGCGAGGGCTTCGCCGTCGCGACGGCCGGCGGCGACCGGTACCCGGCCGAGCGCGTGGTGGCGGCCTCGTGGTCGGACGCCTCCTACCTGCGCGACATCGACGTGGGCGTGGTCGACCGGGGGAGCAAGGCCTACGCCGACGTCGAGGAGGGCGGCCGAACCGACGTCGACGGCGTGTACGCCGCCGGCCGCCTCGCGGACGAGCCCCATCAGGCGGTCGTCTGTGCCGGCCACGGCGCGAAGGTCGGCCTGGCGGTGGTCCACGACTCCGAGGCGAACTTCTACCACGACTGGGTCGCCCCGGAGGGCTATTTCACCGGCCGCGACCGCGACGTGCCGCCGGCCTGCGAGGAGATAGACGACGCCGAACGCCGCGAACGGGAGCGCGAGAGCCGCGAACTGCTCCGGGAGTACCTCGCCGAACCGCTCGACGACGAGCCGACGATGCACCCGAGCGTCGCCGACGACGAGTAG